The following proteins are encoded in a genomic region of Vicia villosa cultivar HV-30 ecotype Madison, WI unplaced genomic scaffold, Vvil1.0 ctg.004187F_1_1, whole genome shotgun sequence:
- the LOC131641866 gene encoding F-box/FBD/LRR-repeat protein At1g16930-like isoform X4, protein MLLRQMANNRTMKTCRTMKTRRRYYGKDRISCLPDCLLLHILSNLEAKQAVQISILSTRWKDLWKNISVLSLSRNFRNFQSLESFATFVSQFFSSRDDKTSLQALTFECTHYFDPNLLKRIIKYLFSHNIQHLDMKVACSLEHFPLCTNSSYHTLTSLKLISWEEVQQWGRQKPVFPNSLQFPALTYLSLQSFTFRCTTDDGYADPFSVFQSLNTLIIECCSLYNEKTRVEDNLFISSVSLVNLTIVLPANYKSYKLKLSTPNLFSFDFTGHPFQNLCGHHNISNTNFSYIKHVKIHLPFHKVTNFPSILFNWLVELDLMESLAISSETLELLEIEIHEFSSLPDGTEDFLLQNAPSAKKVIFPGPTLKDLICNDSWINEAKTRRKQSRH, encoded by the exons ATGCTTCTCCGTCAAATGGCTAACAATAG GACAATGAAAACATGCAGGACAATGAAAACAAGGAGACGATATTATGGTAAAGACAGAATCAGTTGTCTACCTGATTGTCTTTTACTTCATATTTTGTCCAATTTGGAAGCGAAGCAAGCTGTTCAAATATCCATCCTCTCCACTAGATGGAAGGATCTCTGGAAAAATATTTCCGTTCTTTCTTTGAGTAGAAACTTTCGAAACTTTCAATCTTTAGAAAGTTTCGCCACATTCGTTTCTCAATTTTTCTCTTCTCGCGATGACAAAACCTCTCTGCAAGCTCTCACTTTTGAGTGCACTCACTATTTTGACCCTAACCTGCTCAAAAGGATCATAAAATACTTGTTTTCACACAACATCCAACACTTGGATATGAAAGTGGCTTGCAGTCTTGAACACTTTCCACTCTGTACCAACTCTTCATATCATACTTTAACCTCTCTTAAACTTATTTCATGGGAAGAAGTGCAACAATGGGGTAGACAAAAACCAGTATTTCCGAATTCTCTTCAATTTCCCGCATTAACCTACTTGTCTTTACAATCCTTCACCTTTCGATGCACTACTGATGATGGCTATGCTGACCCCTTTTCCGTATTTCAAAGTTTGAATACTTTGATTATTGAATGTTGTTCACTTTATAATGAAAAAACCCGTGTTGAAGACAACCTATTCATATCAAGTGTCTCACTTGTTAATTTAACAATAGTATTGCCTGCCAATTACAAGTCTTATAAATTGAAGTTATCTACCCCAAATCTTTTTAGCTTTGATTTTACTGGTCATCCATTTCAGAATTTATGTGGGCACCATAACATTAGCAATACCAATTTCTCTTATATTAAACACGTAAAGATTCATTTACCATTCCACAAAGTCACAAATTTTCCTTCAATTCTATTCAATTGGCTTGTTGAGCTTGACCTTATGGAATCATTGGCAATCTCTTCAGAGACTCTTGAG TTATTGGAAATAGAAATACATGAATTTTCATCTCTACCCGATGGAACAGAAGACTTTTTGCTTCAAAATGCACCGTCAGCAAAGAAAGTCATTTTCCCAGG GCCTACTTTGAAGGATTTAATATGCAATGACTCATGGATCAATGAAGCAAAAACACGCCGAAAACAATCTCGACACTGA
- the LOC131641866 gene encoding F-box/LRR-repeat protein 13-like isoform X2: MKTCRTMKTRRRYYGKDRISCLPDCLLLHILSNLEAKQAVQISILSTRWKDLWKNISVLSLSRNFRNFQSLESFATFVSQFFSSRDDKTSLQALTFECTHYFDPNLLKRIIKYLFSHNIQHLDMKVACSLEHFPLCTNSSYHTLTSLKLISWEEVQQWGRQKPVFPNSLQFPALTYLSLQSFTFRCTTDDGYADPFSVFQSLNTLIIECCSLYNEKTRVEDNLFISSVSLVNLTIVLPANYKSYKLKLSTPNLFSFDFTGHPFQNLCGHHNISNTNFSYIKHVKIHLPFHKVTNFPSILFNWLVELDLMESLAISSETLEILKLIPDSWKIDFPYLHNLKLLEIEIHEFSSLPDGTEDFLLQNAPSAKKVIFPGPTLKDLICNDSWINEAKTRRKQSRH, from the exons ATGAAAACATGCAGGACAATGAAAACAAGGAGACGATATTATGGTAAAGACAGAATCAGTTGTCTACCTGATTGTCTTTTACTTCATATTTTGTCCAATTTGGAAGCGAAGCAAGCTGTTCAAATATCCATCCTCTCCACTAGATGGAAGGATCTCTGGAAAAATATTTCCGTTCTTTCTTTGAGTAGAAACTTTCGAAACTTTCAATCTTTAGAAAGTTTCGCCACATTCGTTTCTCAATTTTTCTCTTCTCGCGATGACAAAACCTCTCTGCAAGCTCTCACTTTTGAGTGCACTCACTATTTTGACCCTAACCTGCTCAAAAGGATCATAAAATACTTGTTTTCACACAACATCCAACACTTGGATATGAAAGTGGCTTGCAGTCTTGAACACTTTCCACTCTGTACCAACTCTTCATATCATACTTTAACCTCTCTTAAACTTATTTCATGGGAAGAAGTGCAACAATGGGGTAGACAAAAACCAGTATTTCCGAATTCTCTTCAATTTCCCGCATTAACCTACTTGTCTTTACAATCCTTCACCTTTCGATGCACTACTGATGATGGCTATGCTGACCCCTTTTCCGTATTTCAAAGTTTGAATACTTTGATTATTGAATGTTGTTCACTTTATAATGAAAAAACCCGTGTTGAAGACAACCTATTCATATCAAGTGTCTCACTTGTTAATTTAACAATAGTATTGCCTGCCAATTACAAGTCTTATAAATTGAAGTTATCTACCCCAAATCTTTTTAGCTTTGATTTTACTGGTCATCCATTTCAGAATTTATGTGGGCACCATAACATTAGCAATACCAATTTCTCTTATATTAAACACGTAAAGATTCATTTACCATTCCACAAAGTCACAAATTTTCCTTCAATTCTATTCAATTGGCTTGTTGAGCTTGACCTTATGGAATCATTGGCAATCTCTTCAGAGACTCTTGAG ATTCTCAAATTAATTCCTGATTCATGGAAGATTGATTTCCCTTATTTACATAATTTGAAGTTATTGGAAATAGAAATACATGAATTTTCATCTCTACCCGATGGAACAGAAGACTTTTTGCTTCAAAATGCACCGTCAGCAAAGAAAGTCATTTTCCCAGG GCCTACTTTGAAGGATTTAATATGCAATGACTCATGGATCAATGAAGCAAAAACACGCCGAAAACAATCTCGACACTGA
- the LOC131641866 gene encoding F-box/LRR-repeat protein 13-like isoform X1 → MLLRQMANNRTMKTCRTMKTRRRYYGKDRISCLPDCLLLHILSNLEAKQAVQISILSTRWKDLWKNISVLSLSRNFRNFQSLESFATFVSQFFSSRDDKTSLQALTFECTHYFDPNLLKRIIKYLFSHNIQHLDMKVACSLEHFPLCTNSSYHTLTSLKLISWEEVQQWGRQKPVFPNSLQFPALTYLSLQSFTFRCTTDDGYADPFSVFQSLNTLIIECCSLYNEKTRVEDNLFISSVSLVNLTIVLPANYKSYKLKLSTPNLFSFDFTGHPFQNLCGHHNISNTNFSYIKHVKIHLPFHKVTNFPSILFNWLVELDLMESLAISSETLEILKLIPDSWKIDFPYLHNLKLLEIEIHEFSSLPDGTEDFLLQNAPSAKKVIFPGPTLKDLICNDSWINEAKTRRKQSRH, encoded by the exons ATGCTTCTCCGTCAAATGGCTAACAATAG GACAATGAAAACATGCAGGACAATGAAAACAAGGAGACGATATTATGGTAAAGACAGAATCAGTTGTCTACCTGATTGTCTTTTACTTCATATTTTGTCCAATTTGGAAGCGAAGCAAGCTGTTCAAATATCCATCCTCTCCACTAGATGGAAGGATCTCTGGAAAAATATTTCCGTTCTTTCTTTGAGTAGAAACTTTCGAAACTTTCAATCTTTAGAAAGTTTCGCCACATTCGTTTCTCAATTTTTCTCTTCTCGCGATGACAAAACCTCTCTGCAAGCTCTCACTTTTGAGTGCACTCACTATTTTGACCCTAACCTGCTCAAAAGGATCATAAAATACTTGTTTTCACACAACATCCAACACTTGGATATGAAAGTGGCTTGCAGTCTTGAACACTTTCCACTCTGTACCAACTCTTCATATCATACTTTAACCTCTCTTAAACTTATTTCATGGGAAGAAGTGCAACAATGGGGTAGACAAAAACCAGTATTTCCGAATTCTCTTCAATTTCCCGCATTAACCTACTTGTCTTTACAATCCTTCACCTTTCGATGCACTACTGATGATGGCTATGCTGACCCCTTTTCCGTATTTCAAAGTTTGAATACTTTGATTATTGAATGTTGTTCACTTTATAATGAAAAAACCCGTGTTGAAGACAACCTATTCATATCAAGTGTCTCACTTGTTAATTTAACAATAGTATTGCCTGCCAATTACAAGTCTTATAAATTGAAGTTATCTACCCCAAATCTTTTTAGCTTTGATTTTACTGGTCATCCATTTCAGAATTTATGTGGGCACCATAACATTAGCAATACCAATTTCTCTTATATTAAACACGTAAAGATTCATTTACCATTCCACAAAGTCACAAATTTTCCTTCAATTCTATTCAATTGGCTTGTTGAGCTTGACCTTATGGAATCATTGGCAATCTCTTCAGAGACTCTTGAG ATTCTCAAATTAATTCCTGATTCATGGAAGATTGATTTCCCTTATTTACATAATTTGAAGTTATTGGAAATAGAAATACATGAATTTTCATCTCTACCCGATGGAACAGAAGACTTTTTGCTTCAAAATGCACCGTCAGCAAAGAAAGTCATTTTCCCAGG GCCTACTTTGAAGGATTTAATATGCAATGACTCATGGATCAATGAAGCAAAAACACGCCGAAAACAATCTCGACACTGA
- the LOC131641866 gene encoding F-box/LRR-repeat protein 13-like isoform X3, whose product MKTRRRYYGKDRISCLPDCLLLHILSNLEAKQAVQISILSTRWKDLWKNISVLSLSRNFRNFQSLESFATFVSQFFSSRDDKTSLQALTFECTHYFDPNLLKRIIKYLFSHNIQHLDMKVACSLEHFPLCTNSSYHTLTSLKLISWEEVQQWGRQKPVFPNSLQFPALTYLSLQSFTFRCTTDDGYADPFSVFQSLNTLIIECCSLYNEKTRVEDNLFISSVSLVNLTIVLPANYKSYKLKLSTPNLFSFDFTGHPFQNLCGHHNISNTNFSYIKHVKIHLPFHKVTNFPSILFNWLVELDLMESLAISSETLEILKLIPDSWKIDFPYLHNLKLLEIEIHEFSSLPDGTEDFLLQNAPSAKKVIFPGPTLKDLICNDSWINEAKTRRKQSRH is encoded by the exons ATGAAAACAAGGAGACGATATTATGGTAAAGACAGAATCAGTTGTCTACCTGATTGTCTTTTACTTCATATTTTGTCCAATTTGGAAGCGAAGCAAGCTGTTCAAATATCCATCCTCTCCACTAGATGGAAGGATCTCTGGAAAAATATTTCCGTTCTTTCTTTGAGTAGAAACTTTCGAAACTTTCAATCTTTAGAAAGTTTCGCCACATTCGTTTCTCAATTTTTCTCTTCTCGCGATGACAAAACCTCTCTGCAAGCTCTCACTTTTGAGTGCACTCACTATTTTGACCCTAACCTGCTCAAAAGGATCATAAAATACTTGTTTTCACACAACATCCAACACTTGGATATGAAAGTGGCTTGCAGTCTTGAACACTTTCCACTCTGTACCAACTCTTCATATCATACTTTAACCTCTCTTAAACTTATTTCATGGGAAGAAGTGCAACAATGGGGTAGACAAAAACCAGTATTTCCGAATTCTCTTCAATTTCCCGCATTAACCTACTTGTCTTTACAATCCTTCACCTTTCGATGCACTACTGATGATGGCTATGCTGACCCCTTTTCCGTATTTCAAAGTTTGAATACTTTGATTATTGAATGTTGTTCACTTTATAATGAAAAAACCCGTGTTGAAGACAACCTATTCATATCAAGTGTCTCACTTGTTAATTTAACAATAGTATTGCCTGCCAATTACAAGTCTTATAAATTGAAGTTATCTACCCCAAATCTTTTTAGCTTTGATTTTACTGGTCATCCATTTCAGAATTTATGTGGGCACCATAACATTAGCAATACCAATTTCTCTTATATTAAACACGTAAAGATTCATTTACCATTCCACAAAGTCACAAATTTTCCTTCAATTCTATTCAATTGGCTTGTTGAGCTTGACCTTATGGAATCATTGGCAATCTCTTCAGAGACTCTTGAG ATTCTCAAATTAATTCCTGATTCATGGAAGATTGATTTCCCTTATTTACATAATTTGAAGTTATTGGAAATAGAAATACATGAATTTTCATCTCTACCCGATGGAACAGAAGACTTTTTGCTTCAAAATGCACCGTCAGCAAAGAAAGTCATTTTCCCAGG GCCTACTTTGAAGGATTTAATATGCAATGACTCATGGATCAATGAAGCAAAAACACGCCGAAAACAATCTCGACACTGA